A region of Thiofilum sp. DNA encodes the following proteins:
- a CDS encoding tripartite tricarboxylate transporter substrate-binding protein: MKRLVLASVLALAYLNPFSAFAANPEKPECVAPAKPGGGFDLTCRIIQTGMLEAKTLETPMQVTFMPGGIGAVAYNLFNTTRTDDPNAVVAFSSGSLLNIATGKYGEWTEKDARWVAMAGTDYGAVIVKADSPYTDLKGLMEALKADPASVVVGAGGSVGSQDWMKAALLMKAAGADPKKMRYVAFDGGGESIAALLGGNIGVYTGDIAEMAAHLEAGTMRVLAVMHSERLGEPFDKVPTAKEQGYDVQWAIIRGYYMGKNVSDDAYNAWVELFKKSYESDAFNKTVKDKGLFKLNLAGKEMEEYVMQDVAKLRTIATEMGLLEAPK; the protein is encoded by the coding sequence ATGAAACGTTTAGTACTGGCAAGCGTACTTGCCCTCGCCTATTTGAATCCTTTCTCAGCCTTTGCCGCTAATCCTGAAAAACCTGAATGTGTGGCTCCAGCCAAACCGGGCGGTGGCTTTGACCTTACCTGTCGTATTATTCAAACCGGCATGTTAGAAGCTAAAACCCTTGAAACACCTATGCAAGTGACCTTTATGCCCGGTGGCATTGGTGCAGTTGCTTATAACCTATTTAATACCACACGTACCGATGATCCTAATGCGGTTGTAGCTTTTTCAAGTGGTTCTTTACTCAATATTGCTACCGGTAAATACGGTGAGTGGACTGAAAAAGATGCGCGTTGGGTCGCTATGGCAGGAACGGATTACGGTGCGGTAATTGTTAAAGCAGATAGCCCCTATACTGACCTCAAAGGCCTGATGGAAGCACTCAAGGCAGATCCTGCTAGTGTGGTAGTCGGTGCAGGTGGCTCGGTTGGCTCGCAAGATTGGATGAAAGCCGCATTACTAATGAAAGCAGCCGGTGCTGACCCGAAAAAAATGCGCTATGTCGCTTTTGATGGGGGTGGTGAGTCTATCGCAGCTTTACTCGGTGGCAATATTGGCGTCTACACCGGCGACATCGCGGAAATGGCGGCACATTTAGAAGCTGGCACGATGCGCGTTTTAGCGGTCATGCACAGTGAACGTCTTGGTGAACCTTTTGACAAAGTACCGACCGCTAAAGAGCAAGGCTATGATGTGCAATGGGCTATTATTCGTGGCTATTACATGGGCAAGAATGTATCGGATGATGCTTACAATGCTTGGGTAGAGCTATTTAAGAAAAGCTATGAAAGCGATGCGTTCAATAAGACGGTTAAAGACAAAGGCTTATTTAAGCTCAATTTAGCTGGCAAAGAAATGGAAGAGTATGTCATGCAAGATGTGGCTAAACTGCGCACTATTGCAACGGAAATGGGCTTACTAGAAGCACCTAAATAA
- a CDS encoding tripartite tricarboxylate transporter TctB family protein has protein sequence MADRIFAAITLLVVVAYGWAAFMLIKAPFQYDPLGPESWPRILSVIAGLCCLWIIFKPDVAHFDITHNALVRITLMVLLLIGYAYLFEHLGFILATAGFCIGAAYLLGAKPVSALIFGVATGIIGYVVGAKLLALNLPAGIFKGLF, from the coding sequence ATGGCAGACAGAATATTTGCCGCCATTACTCTCCTAGTAGTAGTGGCGTATGGATGGGCAGCTTTTATGCTGATTAAAGCGCCCTTTCAATATGACCCTTTAGGTCCTGAGTCTTGGCCGCGTATTCTGTCCGTCATTGCGGGCTTATGCTGCCTTTGGATTATCTTTAAACCCGATGTTGCTCACTTTGATATTACCCATAATGCTTTAGTACGTATTACCCTGATGGTTTTACTACTGATTGGTTATGCTTATCTGTTTGAACATTTGGGCTTCATTTTGGCTACGGCTGGTTTTTGTATTGGAGCTGCCTACTTATTAGGAGCAAAACCCGTATCAGCCCTCATTTTTGGTGTGGCTACGGGGATTATAGGTTATGTAGTAGGTGCTAAATTGCTCGCTCTTAATCTACCTGCTGGCATTTTTAAAGGCTTGTTCTAA
- a CDS encoding NADH-quinone oxidoreductase subunit B family protein: MGIEGVLEKGFVTTSADKLINWARTGSMWPMTFGLACCAVEMMHAGASRYDLDRFGIVFRPSPRQSDVMIVAGTLTNKMAPALRKVYDQMAEPRWVISMGSCANGGGYYHYSYAVVRGCDRIIPVDIYVPGCPPTAEALLYGIIQLQNKIRRTNTIAR; the protein is encoded by the coding sequence ATGGGAATAGAAGGCGTTCTAGAAAAAGGGTTTGTCACCACCTCAGCCGATAAGTTGATCAATTGGGCGCGGACAGGTTCGATGTGGCCCATGACCTTTGGTTTAGCCTGTTGCGCGGTTGAGATGATGCATGCGGGTGCATCGCGTTATGATCTTGATCGCTTTGGTATTGTATTTCGTCCTAGTCCGCGCCAATCGGATGTAATGATTGTAGCGGGGACACTCACTAATAAAATGGCGCCAGCCTTACGTAAAGTCTATGACCAAATGGCGGAACCGCGCTGGGTTATCTCTATGGGGTCGTGTGCGAATGGTGGGGGCTATTACCATTATTCCTATGCAGTAGTGCGGGGTTGTGATCGTATTATTCCTGTCGATATTTATGTACCTGGTTGTCCGCCTACAGCGGAAGCATTGCTCTATGGCATTATCCAGTTACAAAATAAAATTCGTCGTACTAATACGATTGCGCGGTAG
- a CDS encoding cupredoxin family protein, giving the protein MVVTVMVRVVTQESTTGQESAAHDHSIHDHVAPSAPVVAQASNTSATPSHDHSAHDHSAHDHGTQVSAIGQAGDPAKVERVIHVTMDDTMRYEPSSINVKEGETVLLIVENKGQLKHELTLGDPAFLKEHAAQMLKFPNMEHNDPNMVALEAGAKGEIIWQFTQAGTVDFACLQPGHFEAGMRGAVTVKKDS; this is encoded by the coding sequence ATGGTGGTCACAGTCATGGTGAGGGTAGTCACACAAGAATCTACTACAGGGCAAGAATCAGCCGCACACGATCACTCAATTCATGATCATGTAGCGCCATCTGCACCAGTCGTAGCACAAGCTAGCAATACGAGCGCTACTCCGTCTCATGACCACTCAGCCCACGATCACAGTGCACACGACCATGGAACCCAAGTTAGTGCTATTGGTCAAGCAGGTGATCCAGCTAAGGTCGAGCGCGTTATTCATGTGACTATGGATGACACGATGCGTTATGAGCCTAGCTCTATTAATGTTAAAGAAGGTGAAACAGTACTTTTGATTGTGGAAAATAAAGGGCAATTAAAACACGAGCTGACTTTAGGTGATCCAGCATTCTTAAAAGAGCATGCGGCACAAATGCTTAAGTTTCCCAATATGGAGCACAATGATCCTAATATGGTAGCGCTAGAAGCGGGAGCAAAGGGTGAAATCATTTGGCAGTTTACTCAAGCCGGTACAGTGGATTTTGCATGTTTACAGCCCGGACATTTTGAAGCAGGCATGAGGGGCGCGGTGACGGTGAAAAAAGATTCTTAA